Proteins found in one Pseudoxanthomonas sp. SL93 genomic segment:
- the ftsX gene encoding permease-like cell division protein FtsX, with amino-acid sequence MSEQDNVRTRPRSGFGIWLDQHLYSFVSSLGRVLRRPWATLLTIGVMAVAFVLPLGLWLTLQNVEHFAGDVQQSREIDLFLKPETPLARAQGLADEFRGRSDVASVELRTPEQGLAEFRERSGLVATLDALDANPLPSLLILVPQGDDTRLVAALQALPETDLLQHDAAWRERLAGWMGFGERLVWVLAALFGLGALLVVGNTVRLDIQSRREEIGVLQLLGASDGFIRRPFVYLGAWYGLAAGALALGLLTLAATALRDPLAALAKSYGSPFALAGLDAQGAAVVVLAATAIGWLGAWLVTGHFLRQTRPTET; translated from the coding sequence ATGAGCGAGCAGGACAACGTCAGGACGCGCCCGCGTTCCGGGTTCGGCATCTGGCTGGACCAGCATCTCTACAGTTTCGTCTCCAGCCTGGGCCGCGTGCTGCGCCGCCCGTGGGCCACGCTGCTGACCATCGGCGTGATGGCGGTGGCCTTCGTGCTGCCGCTGGGGCTGTGGCTGACGCTGCAGAACGTCGAGCACTTCGCCGGCGACGTGCAGCAGTCGCGCGAGATCGACCTGTTCCTGAAACCGGAAACGCCGCTGGCGCGCGCGCAGGGGCTGGCCGACGAATTCCGCGGCCGCTCCGACGTGGCCAGCGTGGAACTGCGCACGCCCGAGCAGGGGTTGGCCGAATTCCGCGAGCGCAGCGGCCTGGTTGCCACCCTGGACGCGCTTGATGCCAATCCGCTGCCCAGCCTGCTGATCCTGGTGCCGCAGGGCGACGACACGCGGCTGGTGGCCGCGCTTCAGGCGCTGCCGGAAACCGACCTGCTGCAGCACGATGCCGCCTGGCGCGAGCGCCTGGCGGGCTGGATGGGCTTCGGCGAACGCCTGGTGTGGGTGCTGGCCGCGCTGTTCGGCCTGGGCGCCCTGCTGGTGGTGGGCAATACCGTGCGGCTGGACATCCAGTCGCGGCGCGAGGAAATCGGGGTGTTGCAGCTGCTCGGCGCGAGCGACGGGTTCATCCGCCGCCCCTTCGTCTATCTGGGCGCCTGGTATGGGCTGGCGGCCGGCGCACTCGCGCTGGGCCTGCTGACGCTGGCGGCGACCGCGCTGCGTGACCCGCTGGCCGCCCTGGCGAAGAGCTACGGCAGTCCGTTCGCGCTGGCGGGTCTGGATGCGCAGGGCGCCGCGGTGGTCGTGCTGGCGGCTACGGCCATCGGCTGGTTGGGTGCGTGGCTGGTGACCGGGCACTTCTTGCGTCAGACTCGCCCGACTGAAACCTGA
- a CDS encoding energy transducer TonB yields MHRFAWIGWLWLACVLPVFAQGAGAVRKQAELSMLIKGEITVDHNGRVDAYTLKDPEELPPGVVAFVDNSIDTWAFEPQKLNGQPVVVRNRMRILVVARPQEEGGYQIRLQSVSFSPLSTKEGYELVSQTMAPPRYPVNAARSGVGGSVYLVLRVGRDGKVQDAVVEQVNLRAVASEGVMDRVRRMFADASLSAARRWTFTPPTQGDEASLDYWSVRTPIDFYMGHDEPKYGQWRAYIPGPRQSVPWVDSDLLRISPEALAEGSTDMLSKSGLRLLTPLSI; encoded by the coding sequence ATGCATCGTTTCGCATGGATAGGATGGCTGTGGCTGGCGTGTGTGTTGCCCGTGTTCGCGCAGGGTGCAGGTGCGGTGCGAAAGCAGGCGGAGCTCAGCATGTTGATCAAGGGCGAGATCACCGTCGATCACAACGGCCGAGTGGACGCGTACACACTCAAGGATCCAGAGGAATTGCCTCCTGGCGTGGTCGCCTTCGTCGACAACAGCATCGACACGTGGGCGTTCGAGCCACAGAAACTCAACGGCCAGCCTGTCGTGGTGCGCAACAGGATGCGCATCCTCGTGGTCGCCAGGCCGCAGGAAGAAGGTGGTTACCAGATACGCCTGCAGTCAGTGAGTTTCAGTCCGTTGAGCACCAAGGAAGGCTACGAGCTGGTGAGCCAGACAATGGCACCGCCCCGCTATCCCGTTAATGCAGCGCGCTCCGGCGTGGGCGGCTCGGTCTATCTGGTGCTGCGGGTAGGCCGGGATGGCAAGGTGCAGGATGCCGTCGTCGAGCAGGTGAATCTGCGCGCGGTGGCCAGCGAGGGGGTGATGGATCGCGTGCGGCGGATGTTCGCCGACGCGTCATTGTCGGCGGCGCGCCGCTGGACGTTCACGCCGCCGACCCAAGGGGACGAAGCGTCACTGGACTACTGGTCCGTCCGTACGCCCATCGATTTCTACATGGGACATGACGAACCCAAGTACGGGCAATGGCGGGCCTACATTCCGGGGCCGCGCCAGTCAGTGCCCTGGGTGGATTCGGACCTGCTGCGTATTTCTCCGGAAGCCTTGGCGGAAGGATCGACTGACATGCTGTCGAAAAGCGGGCTTCGCCTGCTGACCCCGCTTTCAATCTAG
- the trxA gene encoding thioredoxin TrxA has protein sequence MSDKVTHVGDADFDAAVLQSDEPVLVDFWAEWCGPCKMISPVLDELAEAYDGKLKVKKVNVDENRATAIKYHVRSIPMLLLFKDGQVHATQIGAVGKGQLTQMIDKALGTQAA, from the coding sequence GTGAGCGATAAAGTGACCCACGTCGGCGATGCCGATTTCGATGCCGCCGTGCTGCAGTCCGACGAGCCTGTCCTGGTCGATTTCTGGGCTGAATGGTGCGGCCCGTGCAAGATGATCTCGCCCGTGCTGGACGAGCTGGCCGAAGCCTACGACGGCAAGCTGAAGGTGAAGAAGGTCAACGTGGACGAGAACCGCGCCACCGCGATCAAGTACCACGTCCGCTCCATCCCCATGCTGCTGCTGTTCAAGGACGGCCAGGTGCATGCCACCCAGATCGGTGCCGTGGGCAAGGGCCAGCTGACCCAGATGATCGACAAGGCCCTGGGTACCCAGGCCGCCTGA
- the ftsE gene encoding cell division ATP-binding protein FtsE — MSSVLRFENVSKQYPGGHAALEDVSFDVAEGEMLFVTGHSGAGKSTLLKLIHLSERPSRGAVVFGGRNLLKVRGGRIPLHRREVGAVYQDHRLLTDRTVMENVSLPLILRGDRRGDIGKRVREVLARLGLGHREKALPTQLSAGEQQRVGIARAIVAEPRLLVADEPTGNLDPTLAAEIMSLFASMPERGTSVLVVSHDLSLLKRMKKRVLILDHGKLVDDISPADLAE, encoded by the coding sequence ATGAGCAGCGTCCTTCGGTTTGAAAACGTCAGCAAGCAATACCCCGGCGGCCACGCGGCGCTGGAGGACGTCAGCTTCGATGTCGCCGAAGGCGAGATGTTGTTCGTGACCGGCCACTCCGGCGCCGGCAAGAGCACGCTGCTGAAACTGATCCACCTGAGCGAGCGCCCCAGCCGGGGCGCGGTGGTGTTTGGTGGGCGCAACCTGCTGAAGGTGCGCGGCGGGCGAATTCCCCTGCATCGCCGCGAAGTGGGTGCCGTCTACCAGGACCATCGCCTGCTCACCGACCGCACGGTGATGGAAAACGTCTCGCTGCCGCTCATCCTGCGCGGTGACCGCCGGGGCGACATCGGCAAGCGCGTGCGCGAGGTGCTGGCCCGGTTGGGCCTGGGCCACCGCGAGAAGGCGTTGCCGACCCAGCTGTCCGCCGGCGAGCAGCAGCGCGTGGGCATCGCCCGCGCCATCGTCGCCGAGCCGCGCCTGCTGGTGGCCGACGAACCCACCGGCAACCTCGACCCGACGCTGGCGGCGGAGATCATGTCGCTGTTCGCCTCCATGCCCGAGCGCGGCACCAGCGTGCTGGTCGTCAGCCACGACCTGTCGCTGCTCAAGCGGATGAAGAAGCGCGTGCTGATCCTGGACCACGGCAAGCTGGTCGACGACATTTCACCCGCGGACCTGGCCGAATGA
- a CDS encoding response regulator: protein MAQELRHLISDTPRVMVVDGSKLVRKLIADVLQHELPGVQVIGCSSIAEARAALEAGEVHLVTTALALPDGDGLEIARSVRQASGQAYVPVIVVSGDAQQHLEERRFTEFVTDYFDKSLGHEALAAFIRGYVQPEPMVGATVLYVEDSRVVAETTRRMLERQSLKVVHVLKAEDAFALLTAESLGASTHSFDIVLTDVTLKGELSGRDVVQRIRVDFAYGKRRLPILVMTGDSNRDNQAELLQAGANDLVLKPIEERLLVTKVLFQLRLARMDESRSLV, encoded by the coding sequence ATGGCCCAAGAGCTCCGGCATCTGATCAGCGACACGCCCCGCGTCATGGTGGTGGACGGGTCCAAGCTGGTGCGCAAGCTGATTGCCGACGTGCTGCAGCACGAGCTGCCGGGCGTGCAGGTGATCGGCTGCTCGAGCATTGCCGAAGCGCGCGCGGCGCTGGAAGCCGGTGAAGTCCACCTGGTCACCACCGCGCTGGCGCTGCCCGACGGGGATGGCCTGGAAATCGCCCGCAGCGTCCGCCAGGCCTCCGGCCAGGCCTACGTGCCGGTGATCGTGGTGTCCGGTGATGCGCAGCAGCACCTGGAAGAACGCCGCTTCACCGAATTCGTCACCGACTACTTCGACAAGTCGCTCGGCCACGAGGCCCTGGCCGCCTTCATCCGCGGCTACGTGCAGCCCGAGCCGATGGTCGGCGCCACGGTGCTGTACGTGGAAGACAGCCGCGTGGTCGCCGAAACCACCCGCCGCATGCTGGAACGGCAGTCGCTGAAGGTGGTGCACGTGCTGAAGGCGGAGGATGCCTTCGCCCTGCTCACCGCCGAATCGCTGGGCGCGTCCACGCATTCGTTCGACATCGTGCTGACCGACGTCACCCTGAAGGGTGAACTGAGCGGTCGCGATGTGGTGCAGCGCATCCGCGTGGACTTCGCCTACGGCAAGCGTCGCCTGCCCATCCTGGTGATGACCGGCGACAGCAACCGCGACAACCAGGCGGAACTGCTGCAGGCCGGCGCCAACGATCTGGTGCTCAAGCCGATCGAGGAACGCCTGCTGGTGACCAAGGTGCTGTTCCAGTTGCGGCTGGCGCGCATGGACGAGTCGCGCAGCCTGGTCTGA
- a CDS encoding winged helix-turn-helix domain-containing protein produces MPQPDPSRLAFDDVVIDFVGRRLVRAGSEQPLEPKAFAVLALLAGSPGRVFTRDELLDAVWGHRHVTQSVLNRIMSLLRQALAEDAQHPRLLHTVYGIGYRFDLPAATGVMAVPGKIEGGPRGRKPWIIVSACVLLLTVAALIWMQRDAVRGAAGEAIAAQGRPSLAVLPFADLSQARDQDYLADGLAEEIRNQLAQASPLRVVGRTSSSAFKGSNEDLRAIGRALGVAYLLEGSVRREGSALRVTAQLVRAEDGSHLWSKTYARELRDVFAVQEDISRDVALALSVKLDVAKFNREQGGTTDVEAYERFLRWRSIMMRGQLDAEHDRERLRLAREMVALDPRCVLCWDALARSLNAMAQEADGPQAGQLRLEARQVRAHIGRIAPDSWVARRDRANALWREGRRAEAIALAKQVADAGPPTQERVWDYAYMIYAMGHLDDTIRLVEQVRAIEPMALYLSRDLQFDYTAARRFPEAEAEYRRGRTLDGNQQSPDYLAFCRQLAGRRPG; encoded by the coding sequence ATGCCGCAACCTGATCCGAGCCGCCTGGCGTTCGATGACGTGGTGATCGACTTCGTCGGTCGGCGGCTGGTGCGTGCGGGCAGCGAGCAGCCTCTGGAACCCAAGGCGTTTGCCGTGCTCGCGCTGCTGGCGGGGTCACCCGGCCGGGTGTTCACCCGCGACGAACTGCTGGATGCAGTGTGGGGGCATCGGCATGTCACCCAGAGCGTGCTGAACCGGATCATGAGCCTGCTGCGCCAGGCGCTGGCAGAGGATGCACAGCACCCCCGCCTGCTGCACACCGTGTACGGCATCGGTTATCGCTTCGACCTGCCCGCCGCCACCGGCGTCATGGCCGTGCCGGGGAAAATAGAGGGCGGTCCCCGTGGGCGGAAACCCTGGATCATCGTGTCAGCGTGCGTGCTGCTGCTGACCGTGGCCGCGCTGATCTGGATGCAGCGGGACGCCGTTCGCGGAGCTGCTGGCGAAGCCATTGCAGCGCAGGGGCGGCCCTCGCTCGCGGTGCTGCCCTTCGCCGATCTTTCACAGGCACGCGACCAGGACTACCTTGCCGATGGACTGGCCGAGGAGATCCGCAACCAGTTGGCGCAGGCGTCTCCGTTGCGGGTGGTCGGGCGCACGTCGAGCAGCGCGTTCAAGGGGAGCAACGAGGATCTGCGCGCCATCGGCCGCGCCCTCGGCGTGGCCTATCTGCTCGAAGGCAGCGTGCGCCGCGAGGGCAGTGCGCTGCGCGTCACCGCGCAGCTGGTCCGTGCCGAAGACGGATCCCACCTCTGGTCGAAGACCTATGCGCGCGAACTGCGCGACGTGTTCGCCGTGCAGGAAGACATCTCGCGCGATGTGGCGCTCGCATTGAGCGTGAAACTGGACGTGGCCAAGTTCAATCGCGAGCAGGGGGGTACCACCGACGTTGAGGCCTACGAGCGCTTCCTGCGCTGGCGCAGCATCATGATGCGCGGGCAGCTGGATGCCGAACACGACCGGGAGCGCCTGCGGCTCGCACGCGAGATGGTGGCGCTGGATCCGAGGTGCGTGCTCTGCTGGGATGCGCTGGCCCGCTCGTTGAACGCGATGGCTCAGGAGGCGGACGGACCGCAGGCGGGGCAGCTGCGGCTGGAAGCCCGGCAGGTGCGTGCCCACATCGGCCGCATCGCGCCGGACAGCTGGGTGGCACGGCGTGATCGCGCCAACGCGCTGTGGCGTGAAGGCCGGCGCGCGGAGGCCATCGCACTGGCGAAACAGGTCGCCGATGCCGGTCCGCCGACTCAGGAGCGCGTCTGGGATTACGCCTACATGATCTATGCGATGGGCCACCTGGACGACACGATCAGGCTGGTCGAACAGGTGCGCGCGATCGAGCCGATGGCGTTGTACCTGTCGCGGGACCTGCAGTTCGATTACACCGCGGCGCGCCGTTTCCCGGAGGCAGAGGCTGAATACCGGCGAGGACGGACACTCGACGGCAACCAGCAATCGCCCGACTACCTCGCGTTCTGCCGCCAGCTGGCGGGCCGGCGGCCCGGGTGA
- a CDS encoding DUF2306 domain-containing protein: MDRPAPPPAPVAELWLRRLAHFVRYAALAGLLAFGAYIALRATGATFKNFEQWRALVGGLPMTASDWVANLGIGLHFVMGTVLVLAWPILLSARIRARHRAVHRWTGRVYVSAGFLAGVGGMSFILTHGAYTPAASLAFGIWGAVLMLSAAMAYLHARAKRFDLHRAWAIRLFAMVLGSWVFDLEFRAWKDLTGGIGIGAGTTSGLFDYAILYLFFVPNLLVAEFFIRNQHKRIVLPRHLAWPAVGGFAAVALVFAYAIIMVSATPSGKYGKHLLQLLAG; this comes from the coding sequence ATGGACCGGCCCGCACCGCCGCCGGCACCCGTCGCGGAACTATGGCTGCGCAGGCTCGCGCACTTCGTCCGTTATGCCGCCCTGGCCGGCCTCCTGGCCTTCGGCGCCTACATTGCGCTCCGGGCCACCGGGGCGACGTTCAAGAACTTCGAACAATGGCGCGCACTGGTGGGAGGCCTGCCGATGACGGCGTCGGACTGGGTCGCCAACCTCGGCATCGGCCTGCACTTCGTCATGGGCACGGTGCTGGTGCTGGCCTGGCCGATTCTGTTGTCGGCACGGATCCGTGCCCGCCACAGGGCCGTGCATCGCTGGACAGGGCGTGTGTACGTAAGCGCGGGCTTCCTGGCGGGCGTCGGCGGCATGTCGTTCATCCTGACGCACGGCGCCTACACCCCGGCAGCCTCCCTCGCGTTCGGTATCTGGGGCGCCGTGCTGATGTTGAGCGCGGCCATGGCGTACCTGCACGCGCGAGCGAAGCGGTTCGACCTGCACCGCGCCTGGGCGATCCGCCTGTTCGCGATGGTGCTCGGCTCCTGGGTATTCGACCTGGAGTTCCGCGCCTGGAAGGACCTGACCGGCGGCATCGGCATCGGCGCGGGCACCACCAGCGGCCTGTTCGACTACGCGATCCTGTACCTGTTCTTCGTCCCCAACCTGCTGGTCGCCGAGTTCTTCATCCGCAACCAGCACAAGCGCATCGTGCTACCCCGCCACCTGGCATGGCCGGCCGTGGGGGGGTTCGCGGCGGTCGCCCTGGTTTTCGCCTACGCGATCATCATGGTCAGCGCCACGCCAAGCGGGAAATACGGGAAACACCTGTTGCAGCTGCTGGCGGGCTGA
- the rho gene encoding transcription termination factor Rho — MSDSSNETGAPAEKRVRKPRAPKAPAAESTAHEAPAAPVERAPVERAHVERAPAERAPAPMQQQAPQAPERAPQASSGPSGDGAGEFQGGQGGEGDSRENRFNNSNNPNNNNRRDRFRNRRERNRERYGNDGMPADNGANEPFVPRQMPGVPEGFPQYSLSDLKRMPAPKLLEIAEQLNIQEGVARARKQDVIFALLKVLTRHGEGVAADGVLEILPDGFGFLRAAEASYLAGPDDVYISPSQIRRFNLRTGDHLGGRIRFPKDGERYFALSTIDTINGEPLEASKNKVLFENLTPLFPRRRFTLERGNGSSEDIAGRILDLMAPQGKGQRALIVSPPKAGKTIMMQQIATAITTNHPDVHLIVLLVDERPEEVTEMQRTVRGEVVSSTFDEPAARHVQVAEMVIERAKRLVEHKKDVVIMLDSITRLARAYNNVVPSSGKVLTGGVDANALHRPKRFFGAARNVEEGGSLTIIATALVETGSKMDEVIYEEFKGTGNSEVHLNRRITEKRVYPAIDINRSGTRREDLLIEPELLQKIWILRKLLHPMDEIAAMEFLLDKMKNTKSNDEFFSSMKR; from the coding sequence TTGTCCGACAGCAGCAACGAAACCGGCGCCCCCGCCGAAAAGCGCGTGCGCAAGCCCCGCGCCCCGAAGGCCCCCGCCGCCGAATCCACCGCCCACGAGGCGCCCGCCGCACCGGTCGAGCGCGCACCCGTCGAACGTGCCCATGTCGAGCGCGCTCCCGCGGAACGCGCCCCGGCCCCCATGCAGCAGCAGGCCCCGCAGGCGCCCGAGCGCGCGCCGCAGGCGTCTTCCGGCCCGTCGGGTGATGGTGCCGGCGAATTCCAGGGCGGTCAGGGCGGCGAAGGCGACTCGCGCGAAAACCGCTTCAACAACAGCAACAACCCCAACAACAACAACCGCCGCGACCGCTTCCGCAACCGCCGCGAGCGCAACCGCGAGCGTTACGGCAACGACGGCATGCCCGCCGACAACGGCGCCAACGAGCCGTTCGTGCCGCGCCAGATGCCCGGCGTGCCGGAAGGCTTCCCGCAATACTCGCTAAGCGACCTGAAGCGCATGCCTGCGCCCAAGCTGCTGGAAATCGCCGAGCAGCTGAACATCCAGGAAGGCGTGGCCCGTGCCCGCAAGCAGGACGTCATCTTCGCCCTGCTGAAGGTGCTGACCCGCCACGGTGAGGGCGTCGCCGCCGACGGCGTGCTGGAAATCCTGCCGGACGGCTTCGGCTTCCTGCGCGCGGCCGAAGCCAGCTACCTGGCCGGCCCGGACGACGTCTACATCAGCCCCAGCCAGATCCGCCGCTTCAACCTGCGCACCGGCGACCACCTGGGTGGCCGCATCCGCTTCCCGAAGGACGGCGAGCGCTACTTCGCGCTGTCGACCATCGACACGATCAATGGCGAGCCGCTGGAAGCCAGCAAGAACAAAGTGCTGTTCGAGAACCTGACGCCCCTGTTCCCGCGCCGCCGCTTCACGCTGGAGCGCGGCAACGGTTCGTCGGAAGACATCGCCGGCCGCATCCTCGACCTGATGGCGCCGCAGGGCAAGGGCCAGCGTGCCCTGATCGTCTCGCCGCCGAAGGCGGGCAAGACGATCATGATGCAGCAGATCGCCACCGCCATCACGACCAACCACCCGGACGTGCACCTGATCGTGCTGCTGGTGGACGAGCGTCCGGAAGAAGTGACCGAAATGCAGCGTACCGTGCGCGGCGAAGTGGTCAGCTCGACGTTCGACGAGCCCGCCGCCCGCCACGTGCAGGTCGCCGAAATGGTGATCGAGCGCGCCAAGCGCCTGGTCGAGCACAAGAAGGACGTGGTGATCATGCTGGACTCGATCACCCGCCTGGCCCGCGCCTACAACAACGTCGTGCCCAGCTCAGGCAAGGTGCTGACCGGCGGCGTGGACGCCAACGCCCTGCACCGCCCGAAGCGTTTCTTCGGCGCGGCGCGTAATGTCGAAGAGGGCGGTTCGCTGACCATCATCGCCACTGCGCTGGTCGAGACGGGCAGCAAGATGGACGAGGTGATCTACGAAGAGTTCAAGGGCACCGGCAACAGCGAAGTGCACCTGAACCGCCGCATCACCGAGAAGCGCGTCTACCCGGCCATCGACATCAACCGTTCCGGCACCCGTCGCGAAGACCTGCTGATCGAACCGGAGCTGCTGCAGAAGATCTGGATCCTGCGCAAGCTGCTGCACCCGATGGACGAGATCGCAGCGATGGAATTCCTGCTGGACAAGATGAAGAACACCAAGTCCAACGACGAGTTCTTCAGTTCGATGAAGCGCTGA
- the rhlB gene encoding ATP-dependent RNA helicase RhlB, with the protein MSDKPLTDITFSSFDLHPALLAGLESAGFSRCTPIQALTLPVALAGRDVAGQAQTGTGKTLAFLVAVMNRLLNNPALADRKPEDPRALILAPTRELAIQIHKDAVKFGADLGLRFALVYGGVDYDKQREILQQGVDVIIATPGRLIDYVKQHKVVSLHACEMCVLDEADRMFDLGFIKDIRFLLRRMPIRTERQTLLFSATLSHRVLELAYEHMNEPEKLVVETEFITAAKVRQRIYFPADEEKIPLLLGLLSRSEGARTMVFVNTKVFVERVARALERGGYRVGVLSGDVPQKKRESLLKRFQAGQLELLVATDVAARGLHIDGVSHVYNFDLPFDAEDYVHRIGRTARLGAEGDAISFACERYAMSLPDIEAYIEQKIPVEPVTSELLTSLPRAPRAIPEGGVADGDEEESIGQIFREAREQKAADEERRGGGRKPAAGGRREGGREGGRREGSRREGPRSGDGKPRTPRPPRDPAAAPAPAVASVAAAAAPAVAASTVPEGERPARKRRRRRHGRPLEGAEGAVATPAATASKPVQAAAVQDNSSFLTRLGRKLKSLVSGS; encoded by the coding sequence ATGAGCGACAAACCGTTAACCGACATTACTTTCTCCTCGTTCGACCTGCATCCGGCGCTGTTGGCCGGGCTTGAGAGCGCAGGGTTCTCCCGCTGCACCCCCATTCAGGCGCTCACCCTGCCGGTGGCCCTGGCGGGCCGCGACGTCGCAGGCCAGGCGCAGACCGGTACCGGCAAGACGCTGGCGTTCCTGGTGGCGGTGATGAACCGGCTGCTGAACAACCCGGCCCTGGCGGATCGCAAGCCGGAGGATCCGCGCGCGCTGATCCTGGCGCCCACCCGCGAGCTGGCCATCCAGATCCACAAGGACGCGGTGAAGTTCGGCGCCGACCTGGGCCTGCGCTTCGCGCTGGTCTACGGCGGCGTGGACTACGACAAGCAGCGCGAGATCCTGCAGCAGGGCGTGGACGTCATCATCGCCACCCCCGGCCGCCTGATCGACTACGTCAAGCAGCACAAGGTGGTCAGCCTGCACGCGTGCGAGATGTGCGTGCTGGACGAAGCCGACCGCATGTTCGACCTGGGCTTCATCAAGGACATCCGCTTCCTGCTGCGCCGCATGCCGATCCGCACCGAGCGGCAGACGCTGCTGTTCAGCGCCACGCTGAGCCATCGCGTGCTGGAACTGGCCTACGAGCACATGAACGAGCCGGAAAAGCTCGTCGTGGAAACCGAGTTCATCACGGCCGCGAAGGTGCGCCAGCGCATCTACTTCCCGGCCGACGAAGAGAAGATCCCGCTGCTGCTGGGCCTGCTGTCGCGCAGCGAGGGCGCCCGCACCATGGTGTTCGTCAACACCAAGGTGTTCGTGGAACGCGTGGCGCGCGCGCTGGAGCGCGGCGGCTACCGCGTCGGCGTGCTGTCCGGCGACGTGCCGCAGAAGAAGCGCGAAAGCCTGCTCAAGCGCTTCCAGGCCGGACAGCTGGAACTGCTGGTGGCCACCGACGTGGCCGCGCGCGGCCTGCACATCGACGGCGTGTCGCACGTTTACAACTTCGACCTGCCGTTCGATGCCGAGGATTACGTGCACCGCATCGGGCGCACCGCGCGCCTGGGTGCCGAGGGCGATGCCATCAGCTTCGCCTGCGAGCGCTATGCGATGAGCCTGCCGGACATCGAGGCCTACATCGAACAGAAGATCCCGGTTGAACCGGTGACGTCCGAACTGCTGACCTCGTTGCCGCGTGCACCGCGTGCGATCCCCGAGGGTGGCGTGGCCGACGGCGACGAAGAAGAAAGCATCGGCCAGATCTTCCGCGAAGCGCGCGAGCAGAAGGCCGCCGACGAGGAGCGTCGCGGCGGTGGCCGCAAGCCGGCCGCGGGTGGTCGTCGCGAGGGTGGCCGTGAAGGCGGTCGTCGCGAAGGCAGTCGCCGTGAAGGCCCGCGTTCGGGCGACGGCAAGCCGCGCACGCCGCGTCCGCCGCGTGATCCGGCCGCCGCGCCTGCGCCGGCCGTTGCATCGGTCGCAGCCGCTGCTGCGCCGGCCGTGGCGGCATCGACCGTGCCGGAAGGCGAGCGTCCGGCGCGCAAGCGTCGCCGCCGTCGTCATGGCCGTCCGCTGGAAGGCGCCGAAGGCGCGGTGGCCACGCCGGCCGCAACGGCCAGCAAGCCCGTGCAGGCAGCGGCCGTGCAGGACAATTCGTCGTTCCTGACCCGGCTGGGCCGCAAGCTGAAGTCGCTGGTTTCCGGTTCCTGA